The Verrucomicrobiota bacterium sequence CGCCGTCCGGCACTCCGAGGTTGCCGGAGGTAAGGTGCACCAGGCTGACCTCGTGGCCTTGCGCGACTAACCGGTTCAACGTACCGGCCATCCCCAGTTCCGCATCCAACGGCTCGGGGCTGAGCACCAGGACCCGTTTCCGGGCCGGCTCAGCCGGCACCGGCCGGTGCGAATCATCCGCATTCGGTTTGCCCCCGGGCCAGCCGGTGATCGTATGCTGAAGCCGGTTGAAGACGCGAATGTTCAGGCCGTACGCCGATCCGGTTTCCACGAGCAGGGGCGACAAGCCGTTCTCGGAGTAATCTTCATCCCGAAGCCGCAGCACGGGTTTGCGCAGTTCGTTTGCGAGCCAGACGACGGCACGCCGGGTTAATGGTTCATCCCAATGCACCGGGCCGACCTTCCAGGGGTAGCGAAAGCGGGTGAGCTCCCCGGCAGCGGTACGGTCCAGGTAACAGCAGGCATTGGCATGAAGCTGCAAAAAGCTGGCCGGCACGGTCGGCGTCGCCGGTCCTTCAATCGCGTCCCGCAGAATGGAAGCCTTGGCCTCGCCCCAGGCCAGCAGGATGATTTCCCGCGCTTCCAGGATGGTGCCGACTCCCATGGTGATCGCGTAAGCCGGCACGTTGGCTTCACCGCGAAAATCGCGGGCCGCATCCCGCCGGGTCAGCCGGTCCAGCGCCACCATCCGGGTACGCGAGTCCGGGCCGGAACCCGGCTCGTTGAACCCGATGTGACCGGTGCGCCCGATACCCAGAATCTGCAGATCCAGGCCGCCGGCCTCTGCAATCCGGCGCTCGTAATCGGCGCAGTACGCAAACACGCCGTCCCGCGGCACCATTCCGTCCGGAACGTGGGTGTTCTCCGGCGGAAGATCGATCCACCGGAACAACTGGTCGTGCATGAACCGGTGATAACTCTCCGGGTGTTCCGGCGAGAGCCCGTAATACTCGTCCAGGTTAAAGGTCACGACGTTCCGGAAAGAGAGCGCTTCTTCCTGGTGCAAACGGATCAGTTCACGGTACAATTTTACCGGAGTGGACCCGGTGGCCAGGCCCAACACCACCCGCTGTCCTGCCCCTGCACGGCGGTAAATGAGTTCCGCAAACCGTTGCGCAATCCGGCCGACGGCGGCGTCCGGAGTTTCGAACACCTCAGTCCGGATGCGTTCGAACTGCTCAGCCTCGGATGCGGAGGAAGGTACCTTCATATTTGCGGCTTTCTAGGGTTCGCCTTTGGGTAATCTTGGTCGAAAACCTGATCATTGCCATCCAATCCCACGATCCGCGGAGCCGCTGGAGCCGCCGTCCTATCCCTTTACTTATTTCGCCCGGGATGATACCTCACCGTGTGAAAATCAACTCGCTGGTATTAACTGGGGCGCTGGTTTTTGGAGGGGTAGCCTTGCATACGGCCGTTGCCGATAATCCGGTCGGGCATGAACTCAGACGGCCGAACGCCGAACCTGAATCTTTCGACGTAAAGAATAATCATGCCCGGATGCACCGGGCGGTTCTGCAGGCGCGAAAGACCGTCGGTACTTTCATCACCGCCTTACAGCATCCGTCGCCAGGCCAGCAGGACTTTGAAGTGAAAAAGGCGTTCCGGCAGGGCAACGAGATCGAACACCTCTGGCTTTCTGACGTGCGGTTGGTCGGAAACCGCTTCCAGG is a genomic window containing:
- the nagB gene encoding glucosamine-6-phosphate deaminase, which gives rise to MKVPSSASEAEQFERIRTEVFETPDAAVGRIAQRFAELIYRRAGAGQRVVLGLATGSTPVKLYRELIRLHQEEALSFRNVVTFNLDEYYGLSPEHPESYHRFMHDQLFRWIDLPPENTHVPDGMVPRDGVFAYCADYERRIAEAGGLDLQILGIGRTGHIGFNEPGSGPDSRTRMVALDRLTRRDAARDFRGEANVPAYAITMGVGTILEAREIILLAWGEAKASILRDAIEGPATPTVPASFLQLHANACCYLDRTAAGELTRFRYPWKVGPVHWDEPLTRRAVVWLANELRKPVLRLRDEDYSENGLSPLLVETGSAYGLNIRVFNRLQHTITGWPGGKPNADDSHRPVPAEPARKRVLVLSPEPLDAELGMAGTLNRLVAQGHEVSLVHLTSGNLGVPDGEAKLAVNLLKAAAQQGGIVAAGHAVWPHELEQELESKSPLDEDSAGLRRFKGLIRQAEARAAARVLEIAPSATFHLNLGFYERGRYRQFRATGDDVDQVAGLFRQLQPNQVYLTGARSEPNSVAGIAFQLFRSVWVRDRAEPWVRSCQVWLYAAGERAWLPDEIEMAVPLSPAELLVKLDALCQYRSQRNQTPFFREMGGELWQLAEDTNRATAQAYDRLGLAEYEAMETFRKWEE
- a CDS encoding DUF2314 domain-containing protein, producing the protein MKINSLVLTGALVFGGVALHTAVADNPVGHELRRPNAEPESFDVKNNHARMHRAVLQARKTVGTFITALQHPSPGQQDFEVKKAFRQGNEIEHLWLSDVRLVGNRFQGRIDNAPTKIHGLKEGDPVSVNPDEISDWVFIDNGKLVGGYTIRAHYDELSPEQKKQFDQVADFRIEKR